A window of Thermoproteota archaeon contains these coding sequences:
- a CDS encoding MFS transporter, protein MEKRNIIILSLVGFVISLGFGAISPILPYYVVYLEGGITELPEELGVIEHASQYAVEYGLMMSAFMLTRAFFARYFGSLSDRIGRKKLITAGSIIYSLLAYAYILSSSVYDLYAIRGLQGIASAMVWPVAEALLMDSVPSEMRGRSMAIYMTLTNLAMIGGPAIGVGIYKFGIQILGIRDVEQALKFPFIGLAVISAFSVLFSLLLKENRVELAKKAIDSLREDVKLPKSVRRSINTIYTMALANGFAMGFIAPIMSLYIIQFISSDPAAIAVVTTISGLFGLAAAYPGGRLSDRFGRKPLILIAGVSSRLMTLLIPTARDVEGLTVISTIRSIAFNMYIPSFRALQADIAPRNIRGKVFGTVQAMFNVGAVLGPVVGGQLYKDFAPRNVQVGSIVLPGAALSFIASASIGLFTLLLFALFVEEPANPQGQ, encoded by the coding sequence ATGGAGAAGCGGAACATCATAATACTCTCACTGGTTGGATTCGTCATATCTCTGGGATTCGGTGCCATATCCCCAATCCTCCCTTACTATGTGGTCTACTTGGAGGGAGGGATAACCGAACTCCCCGAGGAGTTGGGCGTCATAGAACATGCCTCCCAGTATGCCGTGGAGTACGGTTTAATGATGTCTGCATTTATGCTCACACGGGCCTTCTTCGCTAGGTACTTCGGCTCCCTCAGCGATAGGATTGGAAGGAAGAAATTGATAACGGCGGGCTCGATCATATACTCGCTTCTGGCCTATGCATACATACTGTCCTCGAGTGTCTACGACCTCTATGCTATTAGAGGCCTTCAGGGAATTGCTTCAGCCATGGTCTGGCCTGTCGCCGAGGCATTGCTGATGGACAGCGTTCCAAGCGAGATGAGGGGGAGATCCATGGCGATATACATGACCTTAACGAATCTAGCAATGATCGGGGGTCCGGCCATAGGCGTGGGTATCTACAAATTCGGTATCCAAATTCTGGGGATAAGAGATGTTGAACAGGCGCTGAAGTTCCCCTTCATCGGTTTAGCGGTTATATCGGCGTTCTCCGTTCTCTTCTCCTTACTACTCAAGGAGAATAGGGTGGAGCTAGCTAAAAAGGCAATAGATTCACTCAGAGAGGATGTTAAACTCCCCAAATCCGTCAGAAGAAGTATAAATACGATTTACACTATGGCATTGGCTAACGGATTTGCGATGGGATTCATAGCTCCAATAATGAGCCTCTACATTATACAGTTCATTTCGTCGGACCCGGCCGCAATAGCAGTAGTCACCACAATCTCCGGACTCTTTGGATTAGCAGCCGCTTACCCTGGAGGGAGATTGAGCGACAGATTTGGGCGGAAACCACTGATCTTAATAGCTGGAGTCTCCTCACGTCTCATGACCTTGCTGATACCCACTGCTAGAGATGTAGAGGGACTCACGGTTATATCCACCATCAGATCCATCGCATTCAACATGTACATACCCTCGTTTAGAGCGCTCCAGGCTGATATAGCCCCAAGGAACATAAGGGGAAAGGTGTTCGGGACGGTACAAGCTATGTTCAACGTCGGGGCGGTTTTGGGTCCGGTAGTTGGTGGTCAGCTCTACAAAGACTTCGCTCCTCGAAATGTACAGGTGGGGAGCATCGTCCTACCTGGCGCCGCGTTATCCTTCATAGCCAGCGCTTCCATTGGATTGTTCACTCTGTTGCTGTTCGCCCTGTTCGTGGAAGAACCGGCTAATCCCCAAGGACAGTAA
- a CDS encoding TrpB-like pyridoxal phosphate-dependent enzyme: MIRVDLGQEEIPTYWYNIVSDLPDLPPPIHPATKEPLGPGDFYPLFPKECVDQEFSKEKYIKIPEELREFYARIGRPTPLYRAKRLEEYLRTPAKIYYKREDVTPTGSHKLNTALVQAFCAAKEGLEYLTTETGAGQWGSALSYATSMMGLRALVFMVRISYQQKPYRKLVMKLYGADIVPSPSDRTEIGRKYLEQDPNHPGSLGIAISEAIETAMKDKKAKYSLGSVLNHVLLHQTVIGLEAKKQMEIVGEKPDVLIGCVGGGSNFAGLTFPFIEEMLSEREKYEVIAVEPRASPSLTEGEYRYDFGDSAGVTPLIKMFTLGHDFVPPPIHAGGLRYHGAAPTVSLLKSKGLIKSVAYSQEDVFEAGRIFAMTEGLIPAPETTHAVKAAMDEALKAKEEGREKVILFNFSGHGLLDLKGYEDVLGL, translated from the coding sequence ATGATAAGGGTGGACCTCGGCCAAGAGGAGATACCTACCTATTGGTACAACATAGTCTCGGATCTGCCTGATTTACCGCCACCCATACATCCGGCGACGAAGGAGCCACTGGGACCCGGGGATTTCTATCCTCTGTTCCCGAAGGAGTGCGTAGATCAGGAGTTCTCCAAGGAGAAGTACATCAAGATACCTGAGGAGCTCAGGGAGTTTTACGCTAGGATCGGTAGGCCCACGCCCCTGTACAGGGCCAAGAGATTGGAGGAATACCTGAGGACTCCGGCTAAGATATACTACAAGAGGGAGGATGTGACTCCGACGGGAAGCCACAAGCTGAACACCGCATTAGTGCAGGCCTTCTGTGCTGCCAAGGAGGGACTTGAATACCTGACGACCGAGACGGGTGCGGGGCAGTGGGGAAGTGCGCTGTCCTACGCGACTTCTATGATGGGACTGAGAGCTCTAGTTTTCATGGTCAGGATCTCGTACCAACAGAAGCCCTATAGAAAGCTAGTCATGAAGCTCTATGGTGCAGATATTGTTCCTTCGCCGAGCGACAGGACCGAAATAGGCAGGAAGTATCTTGAACAGGATCCGAATCACCCCGGCTCCCTAGGCATAGCCATAAGCGAGGCTATAGAGACAGCGATGAAGGACAAGAAAGCGAAGTACTCGCTGGGGAGCGTTCTAAATCATGTGCTACTGCATCAGACCGTAATAGGATTAGAGGCTAAGAAACAGATGGAGATCGTGGGCGAGAAGCCGGATGTGCTCATAGGATGCGTTGGAGGTGGAAGCAACTTCGCTGGGCTCACTTTCCCCTTCATAGAGGAGATGCTGAGTGAAAGGGAGAAGTACGAGGTTATAGCAGTGGAGCCGAGGGCATCTCCTTCACTCACGGAGGGGGAGTACAGGTACGACTTCGGGGACAGCGCTGGGGTGACTCCCCTCATAAAGATGTTCACGCTCGGGCATGACTTCGTGCCACCACCCATACACGCTGGTGGTCTAAGGTATCATGGAGCTGCTCCGACGGTGAGCCTTCTGAAGTCCAAGGGATTAATTAAGTCAGTTGCTTATTCACAAGAGGACGTATTCGAGGCTGGGAGAATATTTGCCATGACGGAAGGTCTGATCCCAGCCCCAGAAACCACCCACGCGGTGAAAGCGGCAATGGATGAGGCGCTGAAGGCTAAAGAGGAGGGTAGGGAGAAGGTGATACTCTTCAACTTCTCCGGACATGGGTTGCTGGACCTGAAGGGGTATGAGGATGTTTTGGGGCTTTAA